The following proteins come from a genomic window of Astatotilapia calliptera chromosome 11, fAstCal1.2, whole genome shotgun sequence:
- the LOC113032589 gene encoding uncharacterized protein LOC113032589 → MPRALSDVWRHFTPANVQGKSVYMCKYCDKTYVKNATKMQQHIAKCKKIPQGPTHAAARNSTQGENESVSAVSESDTHSSAPGPSGIGGFFDFMDDTSQKNADECFARAIYATGSPLMLTSNVYWKRFLNVLRPAYIPPTRHALSTHLLDEEFSRVQAKVKQTIDQADCISVITDGWSNIRGQGIINYIITTPQPVFYKSVDIKENRHTGQYIADELKVIINDLGPDKVFALVTDNAANMKVAWAHVEETYPHITTIGCAAHTLNLLLKDIMALKTMDTLNKRVKQVLKYVKGKQVTSATFLSKQKEKNKSTTLKLPSITRWGGVVIMFDSLLEGKESLQEMAISQSVSIDSDIKKVIFDDVFWERVSSSQKILKPIAAAIAKIEGDGAILSDVQCLFAELKEEIQTILPTSLLLKAEETAVVKSLEQRREFCMKPVHAAAYMLDPKYDKGILSGEEINGAYAVITAMSEHLGLDKGKVLGSLAKYRTKQGLWKGDGIWQSCQHISAATWWKGLCESEALAPVASILLQIPPSSAASERNWSLFGNTHTKVRNRLTNVRVEKLVGIRANLRPFEPDTEPSSTRLESDTEEEDSELDAEEVDMLLDDDEVQEESID, encoded by the coding sequence atgccaCGTGCGCTATCTGATGTGTGGAGACATTTTACACCAGCTAATGTACAAGGGAAatctgtatatatgtgtaagTATTGTGATAAGACGTACGTGAAGAATGCcacaaaaatgcagcagcacattgcaaagtgcaaaaaaattCCTCAAGGCCCAACACATGCAGCAGCCAGGAATTCCACTCAAGGGGAAAATGAATCTGTTTCAGCTGTATCAGAGTCAGATACCCACTCATCAGCTCCTGGTCCCTCTGGCATCGGAGGATTCTTTGATTTTATGGATGACACTAGCCAGAAAAACGCAGATGAGTGTTTCGCTCGTGCAATCTATGCAACTGGCTCACCCCTGATGCTGACATCCAATGTGTACTGGAAGAGATTTTTGAATGTTCTCCGACCAGCATACATTCCCCCAACCAGACATGCATTGTCTACTCATCTACTGGATGAAGAGTTCAGTCGAGTTCAAGCAAAGGTGAAACAGACCATTGAccaagctgactgtatttcagtcATCACTGATGGATGGTCCAATATCAGGGGACAAGGAATTATTAACTACATAATCACCACTCCTCAGCCTGTGTTCTACAAGAGTGTAGACAtaaaggaaaacagacacacaggccAATACATTGCAGATGAGCTAAAAGTGATCATCAATGACCTTGGACCAGATAAGGTTTTTGCACTGGTCACTGACAATGCAGCCAACATGAAGGTTGCCTGGGCACATGTGGAGGAGACCTACCCTCATATAACTACTATTGGCTGTGCAGCCCATACACTAAACCTTCTCCTAAAAGACATAATGGCACTAAAAACAATGGACACTCTGAATAAGAGAGTGAAGCAAGTTCTGAAATATGTTAAAGGCAAACAAGTAACTTCCGCTACATTTCTGtcaaagcaaaaggaaaagaacaagAGTACTACACTGAAGCTTCCCAGCATAACGCGATGGGGTGGTGTTGTTATCATGTTTGACAGCCTTCTGGAGGGAAAGGAGTCTCTGCAAGAGATGGCCATATCCCAGTCTGTAAGCATCGACAGTGACATCAAGAAGGTCATCTTTGATGATGTGTTCTGGGAAAGAGTATCTAGCAGTCAGAAAATCCTCAAACCTATTGCAGCAGCAATAGCGAAGATAGAGGGGGATGGTGCCATCTTGTCAGATGTCCAGTGCCTTTTTGCAGAACTCAAAGAAGAAATCCAGACAATTCTGCCCACTTCCCTACTACTGAAAGCAGAGGAAACGGCTGTGGTCAAGTCATTGGAACAGCGGAGGGAGTTCTgcatgaagccagtgcatgcaGCAGCATACATGCTGGACCCCAAATATGACAAGGGCATACTTTCCGGGGAAGAGATCAACGGTGCCTATGCGGTCATTACAGCCATGTCTGAACACCTGGGTCTCGATAAAGGCAAAGTTCTAGGCAGTTTGGCAAAGTATCGAACAAAGCAAGGCCTTTGGAAAGGGGATGGAATATGGCAGTCATGCCAGCACATATCTGCAGCCACCTGGTGGAAGGGACTATGTGAATCTGAGGCCCTTGCACCTGTAGCCTCCATCCTCCTCCAAATCCCACCATCATCAGCCGCCTCCGAGCGCAACTGGTCACTGTTTGGGAACACCCACACAAAGGTTCGCAACAGGCTCACAAATGTGAGAGTGGAAAAGCTGGTCGGCATTCGGGCAAACCTACGGCCCTTTGAGCCTGACACAGAGCCATCCTCAACAAGGCTGGAAAGTGACACTGAAGAGGAAGACTCAGAGTTGGATGCTGAGGAAGTGGACATGTTGTTGGATGATGATGAGGTCCAGGAAGAGTCTATTGACTga